Proteins from a genomic interval of Pseudomonadota bacterium:
- a CDS encoding toxin HicA yields the protein MAPLKDILKQIKESPVNVRFADLCKICDHYFGEARQTGSSHRVYKTPWHGNPRVNIQNSKGKAKAYQVKQVLQAIERMEVENALKK from the coding sequence ATGGCGCCGCTAAAAGATATTCTGAAACAGATCAAGGAAAGCCCTGTCAATGTCCGCTTTGCAGATTTATGCAAAATATGCGATCATTATTTTGGTGAAGCAAGGCAGACAGGAAGTAGTCATAGAGTATACAAAACCCCGTGGCATGGGAACCCCCGCGTGAATATTCAAAACAGCAAAGGTAAAGCAAAAGCGTATCAGGTCAAACAGGTCCTGCAAGCCATAGAAAGAATGGAGGTGGAAAATGCCCTTAAAAAATGA